CAACTCCACAGATGGTACATGGCCTAACTCTGTTTTCACATCGAAGTCGAATATACGTAGATATTGTGCTTTGGCATGAGCGTCAGTGTCACAGCGTTTGATTTCGTCAAAATAGCTTAATAGTAGACATTTTAAAGGTGTGGATCTTTCGCAGGGATGATACCTTAGAGTGTTTGTGAGCAATTCCAGAACATCAGGATCTTCCTCCTTAAAGACTCCAACCAGAGTAATTGGTTTGATATTGGGAAAAATATGATCTTCATAATTGGGGTTCATTCCTGAAATTTCATCCTTTGTAGGTATGCCCATTATCTTGATGATTTCCACTAACTGATCTATACCACTCTCGCCAGAGAACAAGGGCTTGCCCAAAAGCAATTCAGCTATGACACAGGCACTTGACCACACGTCGATTTGGTTCGAGTAGTTTGTGGCGCCAAACATTAGTTCAGGAGCTCTATAGTACCTTGAACAAATGTAAGACACGTTGGGCTGGTCTGGCTTCAAACATTTGGCGCTGCCAAAATCGCAaatcttgaaagaaaatgtcgCCGGATCTACCAGTAAATTTTGCGGTTTTATATCTCTATGACATATCCCGGGAACATTATGCAAATAATTTAAACCCTTGAATAGTTGATATGCATAAAATTTAATTTCTAGACGTGGCATCTCGGTTTTCAAATGGACAAAGTGACGAAGCCTTTGGTATAATGATTGAGGCATGTAGTCTAAAACAAGACTGAGGTATActtcgtcttcttcgtcCTTTTCGTAGAAATAATACTGTAGGCCTATTGTATTTGGATGGCGcaacatcttcatcgtctCAAGTTCTCTATTCTTATATCTTTTATCCTGTAATACTTTTTTGATGGCAACTTTCTGTTCAGTCTCGATTATCACTGTAGTGACCACAACACCAAATGAACCATGACCAACCACTTCTGTCGCAGAATAACTGATATCTATAGTTCCTCCATGGTTCTTTTTGTCGGCGTTAGTTTTGTGGTCATGTTTATAAACTTTTTTATGAACTAGACCCACGTTAGTATATGTTTTGATACCCATCAAAAATGGTAGTTGCATGAAGTATAGAAGAATGttcttgtatttttttcctgtaTAATAATCTTGTTACTAAGATTAGGGATGCAATCTCTGTACTTGTAAgctttgttcttttttttctttttatttgtatttgcagtttgtttgtttttgtgTCGCATATTTCACTGTTGGTAGTTAGTGATACTGGGGTAATTTCCGAGTACTGATCGAGATTTTACCAATTGAACCTTCTTCCATTGACAAGAACCTGAAAATTACAGGCCGTACATACGAATTCTTTGCTTGATTTTGTTATACCTATAGTCGAAATTAATCATTCTGTCAACTCTCTCTTTACTGAGTTTGCTACtaatactttcttttttaccGACTACTTTTTCATCCGTTTTTCTGTCCGAAATATCAACGTGCTCAATATGATCAACTGCAATACTTTCTTTACCACCGTCTATCAGTTTAGAAATTATAAGATTCTCTATGTCGTTGATATACTTCGCACTGTTATTGAAGTTCGGTATGTCATGGTGCAATTTTACATCCTCTACTTTTTCCCCCGTTTCcgatttccttttcttcttttcctgtcCGGTATTACTCGTCGTGCTCTGTATAGAAGTCTTATGTTTTAACTGTAGGTTGTCTGAATTGCGAAAGGTTATCTTTCCGACTAGATTCCTCAAAACATCAGTCATAGTAGATTATTTCCCAATTTTACTCTTTCTGTCTTCGAATATATTTCCAATTCCCCACTATATAGTAAGGCCAAAAACAAATGTAAGCAGGTGGGTTCTTATAGTATCACTATTATCTTAAGAATGCTTATTTAAGTTGCAAGATAGAATCACGACTGGAGAGCGTTCCTTCTCCCAAGCACAGCTGAGGCTGTTCTCCGGTAGGTCCTAAGGATAATACTGCCCCTGGTTGGTCTCTTCATCGAACGACTCTGCCCCTTTTCCTGGGTAGCAGGTATGCTTCCTCTTTTACAGACTCAACTCTATTTTCCCCGGCCCCCcgcctttttttttcatgttcCTACACCAGCTTTAGAAATCACGAGATAATACGCATTTGACGGAGGACGTTTAGAAAAATTTCGTGGGGACCCACGGTAAAGGCACATCAACACAATGAAAGCAGCTGAATAGTGCTACCGTTATAATGGCATGTTCCTGTCGTCCACTTAGCttgaatataaaaatatcataataaacagaaaaatatacaaaatatATAGGACGTGTAGTGAAGAGAGctcagaaaaaataaaaaacgaGGTGGCTCATAGCTTGGAAGAGTCTAGGATGAAGCTCTTACccttttcaatattcttGTGTAGCTCTTTAACCGCAGTATCAACCAATTGTTCCTCCCTTGGAGACAACTTCTCTAAGATATCGGTATCGATGGATACTATGGTGCCATTTTTCAGGACAATtggcaaagaaaaatactctAAAGAGCTGTCACGGACTAATTTCTGCGCTTTCTTACCGTTTTTCAAGCCCGGTAAATAGACGAATGCAGACAGCGACTCCGTTTCTGGTTTCTCATTATAGAAActtctcaaaatttcttcagcGAACTTGGCCCCCGCGAACGCCATAGACAGTGTGGCGGAACCGGCGCCCTGTTTAGCTTTTACAATTTCGTCACCCCCAAATTGGACCCTATGGATGAAGTTCTCGTACTGCCTATCAAGCTGAAATACCAGTGATTTGTCGGTGATTATTGGGATAATTGTTTCACCAGAATGGCCTCCAATAACAGTGACTTTCTTATGCATTGTAGTCTTATCCTGTTCTTGTCCAACAGTAGGATTTTTTGACAACAAATAGTCTACCAGAAAGGTCTCTGCACGTACCAAGTCAAGATTCGTCACACCCATAACGTTCCCAGGTTTGAACTTGcccattttcttcaaagtcTCCACGGCGATAGGGACCAGACTATTAACGGGGTTGGAAATGACTAAGATCCTCGCATTTGGAGCAAAGTTTCCAACGGCAGTCACCAAGCTTTTGACAATGCCGGCGTTCATCTTGAACAAATCATCTCTGGTTAAACCAGGCTTTCTGGGAACACCGGCTGGAATGAGGACCACTTGAGCGTTTGATAAAGTGCCCTCAATACTGTCTTTGTCATAACCAACACAGCTTGAATTGGTGTTAATGTGAGATAAATCTTTACCAATACCTTCCGCAGCTCTGATGTCGTACAGGGCTAGTTCGGAAACGTAAGGGCATAATTTTAGTAGCAACGATAGTGGTTGTCCCACACCACCAGAGGCACCAAGAATTGCAACTTTGACCATAATTGCgtttgtttcttttattttttgcacGAACAGGTGTCTTCCCTTGAGTTCTGTAAGTTTAAATTGAGttattcaaattcaaacttAGCaaattcttcctttttccCCTTAAGTCTTTTATAGTCCGGCGGGATCCTGGATGGGTTTTGGCAATGAACTCCAATTGTAACAAATCGAAAGGACCAAAAGTAATCAGTTCATGGAAACTTTCACATAAAAAGGATACAGATAATATAAAGTTAAGCAGGAGTTATTACGGCATGCCTGTTCAGTAGTTACTTATAATAAGGACCCGTCATGCGATGGAGTATTAGACACCTTTCGGCCGATGTTGCGTTAACGCCGGCTATGATAACttatgaaaaagaatactaTGGCCACAAACAGGGTATAAGTATTCCAAGGTTCTTGTGTAATACCGGTTGGTGTGTTCTTATTCTGGTAAGCTGACACtcatgatttttttaattatatttcaatttcatatttttatatttttatattttgttctCTTATTTAACATCTTCTGTGGTTCGCACGGAAGACGCCAGGAAACCACACAAACATGCTAAAGACAAAAACAGTATTTTCTATATGGGAAACATTACTTATTATTTAACTCATTTATAACTTCCCCCAAAGTCTTTTGTTTAGTCTTCAAagacttttcattttgtgtGTTGAACCGTTCCTGTAGTACATTCCCGCAGTTATAATGTGTGATGATGTTTCTACCTTCCTTAGTGAACCAGGAAATTGAATCTGTTCCAAAGTTTgaaattattttcttgcaaaTAGGACATTTTTGACTATCTGATAAAATACCGTACGATGACAATTGATCATTGAGTTTGAAAGTAGTGGCTACAAGCTCGACCTGCAGGAGACCCTTTTCTAACCTTATTTTGTCCATTTTTGACGAGTGCTTCTTTAATAATTGCGACACGACCCTACCGATATCATGTAAAGAAATATCATGAGGCAATTTCTTATATATCTTAGCCGAATTTAATTTTGAACCATGGTCTTGTAAAAAACCCAAAATTAGCTCGGGATTCTTTTTGGAATCATATATAGAGACTAACCTATCGTACAAGTACAACAGGAGTTCTTCACCCTTCATCGAATCACTTTGGTACACATCTTCACAGTAACTGGTGGCTGCTTTGTAATCGTCTATCTCATCAAGCAATATATGCACAGATTCTCTATGGTTTTCTAGTTTTGATAAGGGAAATACTTTCAAAtacttcaagaaatttaGTTGATTTGTGGGTAATCGGTCTGCGTCATTCTCGATAGTTttattcaatatttttagGATCGTTCTAGGTTCATAGACAGATGTTGTTTCTAAAAGTGACTTTAGTTTGATTCTTGTGGAAGGATTATCCAAGCCTTCAAGATATAGTTTAATTAGGACAGTATGCAAATTATTCCCTTCTAATCTAAAAGTGCTAATTGCAAATTCTAAGTATTGAATAGCAAGCGACTTGTCATGCATTTTGATGTACTCGTATACTTTTAAATGGTCCCTACCATTGCATGCTTGCGaatcataaaaaaagattgatgaaagaatttctttaatCGAGTCCGCATTCCTTTCTAATAACCAGTCACTATAGGTGAACAGAACTTGTAACTGCggatttgataattttttcaagtaatAAATAACTAATATTTTAATACCGtgttcaattttttgacgTTGTTTCTGATCTGTATTATCTGTTTCCAATTCATCGACCAAATCTGTCAGAAACTTTAAAGCTTCTTCGTGGTTACCACGCTTGTAGTAAAAATCAATTAAATCTTTGAACATGTGGCGTATTTTTAACTCGGTTACTATTACACGTAAATCGCAGTGGTTTTCTACCCGAATGAATGGGCCTACCATAGAAGGATTATAATAAAGATAACACTTGAATAAAACCGTATCTATTAATGTTAACATTGTTTCAAGGCCAACGTCATCATGATTATTGAtaaggaaaaaatcaaagctTTGTTTGATTTCACGATCGTGATAGCACCAAGTTATACGATTTTCATCATcgtattttttgtttagcAAGTTTTGCAAATGTCGTCTTGTATCAGTAAGGTAAGGTAAACACAATCTATTTAATAGATGCGGCGGGATGTCATAGGTCTCCTTGACATCCTCAGCTTCCTTGAACAGGCAATGATGCTCTTGACCAGTTATCTCTAATACTAAACTTGAAATAGCTGACGGAAACACTTTCAGTATAACCAATTGAGGCGGAGCCCaaaatttaataaaaaggtcaaaaatattattaatgATCATCTCTTCACATCTGGAACGAATCATTTTTGAGTTTTTACTGCTTTCTAATTGAACCATATAGTTCtgaaatttatcaaaaattcttaaaCACCACATTACTGTTAAATCTCTCAGTTTCATAGCACATATATCCAATGATTCTTCAGGGCTTTCTGACACGCACAATTCTTTAGAGTGAGGAGAATCAATGAAGAATTTATAAAAAAGTACTTTTCTCCATAGTTGATAAAAATCGGGGTCATTAATGTCACCGCAAATTGACTCTTCATCACTatattcatcatcatcgtccacatgataagaaaataacTGTATTTCGTCATTTGAAGTCCATACCAAAAAATAGGTTCCAGAGAGACTCTTGACCCATTTTATCCCTTCTGGTATTTTTTGTTGCATAAAAGTAAATCCATTTTTATAATCGACAAATTTAATGGTACTTGAATTGTATAACATCAGCAAATGCGACGACAAATATTGCATGTGATCAAATTCTGAATTTGACTCGGAAAATGTGACATGATCAGCGGCTATCAAAAATGGCACCTCATTGTTATGCATTAACTGTACTTTGAAAATCTTTTTGGTAACCCCATCGATTATTATGGGGGTGGCGTCATCGCCTTctaattcaaaaatatatcGTACTTTGTTGCCACGTTCATTTCTTATGCTTCTATACCATAAGCTTGACACGCTTGATTTCCTGGACATTCTTTCCATAGAAGAAAGGGATCGAGAATCACTACGGTTATACTTTTTGGGATTCTTTTCAACAGTTTTCTCCGCCTGCTCTCTAAGTTCGGTTAACGCTGACATCATGTCCTTTGgatatttgtttttcattgttttttcaattctaaCTAAGGAAGGCTTGTTATAAGGCCAATAGTAGATACCTAAATCAGTTGCTATGACAATTCCTGTTTCTCCAGGACATATAGACCgaatgatttcttttttataagtTAATGATGCCTCCATCATATTCTTATAAGTCCTGCCCTCCCATATCAACACTCGCATTTTGAGAGTGTTTATAGTTGAATATATTAAGTAAGTGgttttttcctctttgtttttgtgTGATCTCTCAAATAACCAGCAACGTTTTATACCTCTTCTGTCGATTATTCGATCATATTCGTGCAAATTTGTAGTACTCAATAAAATTAAGGTTTCTTTGCACTGTGCAAAGATAGTAGAAAGTTCATTTGCAAAGTAgaaattttcaatcaatGGGGATGAAGGGCCATTTTTGGCCCTTTGTAAGAGATCTGGATACACCTGAAATAATTTATGTGTATTACCGTCTCGAGAATAAACTTCAACGTCACCGTTTTTCTTGGCCAAAACTAACTTCTGTGACTGTTCAGTGGGCAGAATCGCAATGATATCCGATGATTTTAGCGAGTGTAATTTTTGAGCTCTTAACATTTAATTCTTATGATAAATTGGTATTTTGAAGGGTTTCGCTGATCAGTAGAAGAATGATCCAATTGAGAAAGATAACTGAGTAGCCATAAACTTAACCGCAAAAACTGGTATATCAGATAGAAAGATTTATACGAGTGGGGCTGAAAGTCGGTCGCAATTCACCTTTTGTTTGGTGCTTTGGGATTCATTCCATAGAATATCGTTTATTACCGTTTCGGAATTAATATAATCTGAAAGCTCCGAAAATGTCTTAAGAGACATGCATTATAACAAGTGCAgctaaaaaagtaaaga
The Saccharomyces mikatae IFO 1815 strain IFO1815 genome assembly, chromosome: 4 genome window above contains:
- the MRK1 gene encoding putative serine/threonine protein kinase MRK1 (similar to Saccharomyces cerevisiae MRK1 (YDL079C) and RIM11 (YMR139W); ancestral locus Anc_2.391); translation: MTDVLRNLVGKITFRNSDNLQLKHKTSIQSTTSNTGQEKKKRKSETGEKVEDVKLHHDIPNFNNSAKYINDIENLIISKLIDGGKESIAVDHIEHVDISDRKTDEKVVGKKESISSKLSKERVDRMINFDYRYNKIKQRILHKKVYKHDHKTNADKKNHGGTIDISYSATEVVGHGSFGVVVTTVIIETEQKVAIKKVLQDKRYKNRELETMKMLRHPNTIGLQYYFYEKDEEDEVYLSLVLDYMPQSLYQRLRHFVHLKTEMPRLEIKFYAYQLFKGLNYLHNVPGICHRDIKPQNLLVDPATFSFKICDFGSAKCLKPDQPNVSYICSRYYRAPELMFGATNYSNQIDVWSSACVIAELLLGKPLFSGESGIDQLVEIIKIMGIPTKDEISGMNPNYEDHIFPNIKPITLVGVFKEEDPDVLELLTNTLRYHPCERSTPLKCLLLSYFDEIKRCDTDAHAKAQYLRIFDFDVKTELGHVPSVELSTTEAQLKYPVT
- the MDH3 gene encoding malate dehydrogenase MDH3 (similar to Saccharomyces cerevisiae MDH3 (YDL078C); ancestral locus Anc_2.392), with translation MVKVAILGASGGVGQPLSLLLKLCPYVSELALYDIRAAEGIGKDLSHINTNSSCVGYDKDSIEGTLSNAQVVLIPAGVPRKPGLTRDDLFKMNAGIVKSLVTAVGNFAPNARILVISNPVNSLVPIAVETLKKMGKFKPGNVMGVTNLDLVRAETFLVDYLLSKNPTVGQEQDKTTMHKKVTVIGGHSGETIIPIITDKSLVFQLDRQYENFIHRVQFGGDEIVKAKQGAGSATLSMAFAGAKFAEEILRSFYNEKPETESLSAFVYLPGLKNGKKAQKLVRDSSLEYFSLPIVLKNGTIVSIDTDILEKLSPREEQLVDTAVKELHKNIEKGKSFILDSSKL
- the VAM6 gene encoding Vam6p (similar to Saccharomyces cerevisiae VAM6 (YDL077C); ancestral locus Anc_4.274), whose translation is MLRAQKLHSLKSSDIIAILPTEQSQKLVLAKKNGDVEVYSRDGNTHKLFQVYPDLLQRAKNGPSSPLIENFYFANELSTIFAQCKETLILLSTTNLHEYDRIIDRRGIKRCWLFERSHKNKEEKTTYLIYSTINTLKMRVLIWEGRTYKNMMEASLTYKKEIIRSICPGETGIVIATDLGIYYWPYNKPSLVRIEKTMKNKYPKDMMSALTELREQAEKTVEKNPKKYNRSDSRSLSSMERMSRKSSVSSLWYRSIRNERGNKVRYIFELEGDDATPIIIDGVTKKIFKVQLMHNNEVPFLIAADHVTFSESNSEFDHMQYLSSHLLMLYNSSTIKFVDYKNGFTFMQQKIPEGIKWVKSLSGTYFLVWTSNDEIQLFSYHVDDDDEYSDEESICGDINDPDFYQLWRKVLFYKFFIDSPHSKELCVSESPEESLDICAMKLRDLTVMWCLRIFDKFQNYMVQLESSKNSKMIRSRCEEMIINNIFDLFIKFWAPPQLVILKVFPSAISSLVLEITGQEHHCLFKEAEDVKETYDIPPHLLNRLCLPYLTDTRRHLQNLLNKKYDDENRITWCYHDREIKQSFDFFLINNHDDVGLETMLTLIDTVLFKCYLYYNPSMVGPFIRVENHCDLRVIVTELKIRHMFKDLIDFYYKRGNHEEALKFLTDLVDELETDNTDQKQRQKIEHGIKILVIYYLKKLSNPQLQVLFTYSDWLLERNADSIKEILSSIFFYDSQACNGRDHLKVYEYIKMHDKSLAIQYLEFAISTFRLEGNNLHTVLIKLYLEGLDNPSTRIKLKSLLETTSVYEPRTILKILNKTIENDADRLPTNQLNFLKYLKVFPLSKLENHRESVHILLDEIDDYKAATSYCEDVYQSDSMKGEELLLYLYDRLVSIYDSKKNPELILGFLQDHGSKLNSAKIYKKLPHDISLHDIGRVVSQLLKKHSSKMDKIRLEKGLLQVELVATTFKLNDQLSSYGILSDSQKCPICKKIISNFGTDSISWFTKEGRNIITHYNCGNVLQERFNTQNEKSLKTKQKTLGEVINELNNK